From Deltaproteobacteria bacterium, one genomic window encodes:
- a CDS encoding 4Fe-4S binding protein — MGSRKYSKDGIQENGRTIAQINTRRCFGCGLCRGACNTEALSLVLR; from the coding sequence TTGGGAAGCCGAAAATATTCCAAAGATGGCATTCAGGAAAATGGCAGGACGATAGCCCAGATTAATACAAGAAGATGCTTCGGTTGCGGATTATGTCGCGGGGCATGCAACACGGAGGCTCTTTCCCTGGTTTTGAGGTAG